In Phlebotomus papatasi isolate M1 chromosome 1, Ppap_2.1, whole genome shotgun sequence, the following proteins share a genomic window:
- the LOC129803428 gene encoding charged multivesicular body protein 2b-like, giving the protein MEEKKLQIEIKKNFEAGYKEVCSLLTKQLVELRKQKNRTYAANRKIMSVSLKNKIFGAHTSLSRDMATAVKTMGEMNTMMGQEKITGNIRAFQKAYLKMDMIDELTSAASNDAV; this is encoded by the exons ATGGAGGAGAAAAAGTTACAGATAGAGATCAAGAAGAATTTTGAAGCTGGATACAAGGAAGTCTGCAGTCTCTTGACCAAACAATTGGTTGAGTTGCGAAAGCAAAAGAATCGAACATATGCTGCCAACAGGAAGATCATGAGTGTTAGTTTAAAGAACAAGATCTTTGGGGCTCATACTTCACTTTCGAGGGATATGGCAACCGCAGTGAAGACAATGGGAGAGATGAACACGATGATGGGACAGGAAAAAATAACTGGAAATATAAGAGCTTTCCAGAAAGCTTACTTGAAGATGGATATGATAGACGAATTGA CTTCCGCAGCATCAAATGATGCTGTATAG